A portion of the Flavobacterium limnophilum genome contains these proteins:
- a CDS encoding NifU family protein: protein MSKLTIKETQNPSILKFEFEDFITQNESFEFKNIDETKNSPLAQQLFYLPFVKTVYISGNFIAIERFSIVDWDDVKDAVAEQIELFVANGGTIITPSENKTQKQPITVYGETTPNPAALKFVVSRMLTKTPVEFKNIDETASSPLAQELFKFPYVKEIFMDENYISVTKYEINDWQEITLELRTFIKQYIENGGTVLDESLIVAHKELENTKTENFDNLDVTSQQIINILEEYVKPAVQADGGNIAFESYDETTKTAKVILQGACSGCPSSTFTLKSGIENMLKSMLNDDAITVEAVNA, encoded by the coding sequence ATGTCAAAATTAACAATAAAAGAAACACAAAACCCAAGTATTTTAAAATTTGAATTCGAAGATTTTATTACCCAAAACGAAAGTTTCGAGTTCAAAAATATTGACGAAACCAAGAATTCTCCTTTGGCACAACAATTATTCTACTTGCCATTCGTGAAAACCGTTTATATTTCGGGGAATTTCATCGCAATCGAAAGATTCAGCATCGTGGATTGGGACGATGTAAAAGATGCCGTGGCAGAACAAATAGAATTGTTTGTGGCCAATGGCGGAACAATTATTACGCCATCAGAAAATAAAACACAAAAACAACCGATTACCGTTTATGGAGAAACCACTCCGAATCCGGCAGCCCTAAAATTTGTGGTAAGCAGAATGCTGACCAAAACCCCGGTTGAATTCAAAAATATAGACGAAACAGCTTCTTCTCCATTGGCACAAGAACTATTCAAATTTCCTTACGTAAAAGAAATTTTTATGGATGAAAATTACATTTCAGTGACCAAATACGAAATCAATGATTGGCAAGAAATCACCTTGGAACTGAGAACGTTCATCAAACAATATATCGAAAACGGAGGAACTGTCCTCGACGAAAGTTTGATTGTTGCCCACAAAGAGCTAGAAAACACCAAAACCGAAAACTTCGACAATCTGGATGTTACTTCACAGCAAATCATCAACATACTGGAAGAATATGTAAAACCTGCCGTTCAAGCCGATGGTGGAAATATTGCCTTCGAATCGTATGACGAAACAACCAAAACGGCAAAAGTGATCCTTCAAGGAGCTTGCAGCGGTTGTCCATCCTCGACATTCACGCTAAAAAGTGGTATCGAAAATATGTTGAAAAGCATGCTCAACGACGATGCCATAACAGTGGAAGCAGTAAATGCCTAA
- a CDS encoding thioredoxin domain-containing protein, with product MNQLSQETSPYLLQHANNPVHWKAWNENSLAEAKENNKLIIISIGYSACHWCHVMEHESFEDQEVADVMNAHFVNIKVDREERPDVDAVYMKAIQIMIRRGGWPLNVVTLPDGRPVWGGTYFRKEEWMQTLGQLQEIYQSAPEKMLDYAEKLHQGIQSVGITPNENKETSINQDQITALVEKWGEYFDWDFGGMASAPKFMMPNNYHFLMRFAYQKKDNQLLEFVNLTLTRMAFGGIFDIVDGAFSRYSVDNKWHVPHFEKMLYDNGQLVSLYSDAYKLTGNPLYKEVIEKTLSFVERELMNTEGGFYCALDADSLNEENHLEEGAFYVWKIPELKTIIGDDFELFSQVFNINTFGLWEDGNYVLIQNQSLDEIAKQNAIAVSILKNKKKNWEQKLYIEREKRSKPRLDDKCLTSWNAIMLKGFVDAYKALEEPKYLELALQNANFIIKNLWSGDGNLFHNYKNQKSTINGYLEDYSWVISAFISLYEVTFDEKWLRDAKKLTDYSLEHFYDPKTGFFAFTSNLDEALITSHYETEDNVIPASNSVMGKNLFQLGLYFENSYYEKVAQRMLQNIFPTISYPSAYSNWLDLALNYSEQNKELAICGETALEYCSKINGLYLPNVILAGTEKVSNLPFFKDRFVAGQTLFYVCQNKTCQAPSHDFQKIVSDLI from the coding sequence ATGAACCAACTTTCACAAGAAACCAGCCCGTATTTATTGCAACACGCCAATAATCCAGTGCATTGGAAAGCTTGGAACGAAAATTCATTGGCCGAAGCCAAAGAAAACAACAAGCTGATTATCATAAGCATCGGTTATTCGGCTTGTCATTGGTGTCACGTCATGGAACACGAAAGTTTCGAAGACCAAGAAGTCGCCGATGTTATGAATGCGCATTTTGTCAACATCAAAGTCGATCGTGAAGAACGACCGGATGTGGATGCGGTTTATATGAAAGCCATCCAAATCATGATTCGTCGCGGTGGTTGGCCGTTGAATGTGGTCACGCTTCCCGACGGAAGACCGGTTTGGGGCGGAACCTATTTCAGGAAAGAAGAATGGATGCAAACACTTGGTCAATTGCAGGAAATTTATCAATCCGCTCCCGAAAAAATGTTGGACTACGCCGAAAAACTGCATCAAGGCATTCAATCTGTCGGGATTACTCCAAACGAGAACAAGGAAACGTCCATTAATCAAGACCAAATTACTGCTTTGGTCGAAAAATGGGGAGAATATTTCGATTGGGATTTTGGCGGAATGGCGAGTGCTCCCAAATTCATGATGCCCAACAACTATCATTTTTTGATGCGTTTTGCCTACCAAAAAAAAGACAACCAACTACTTGAATTCGTAAACCTCACTTTGACCAGAATGGCTTTCGGAGGGATTTTCGACATTGTTGACGGAGCATTCTCCCGTTATTCGGTGGACAACAAATGGCACGTTCCCCATTTCGAAAAAATGCTGTACGACAACGGACAATTGGTTTCACTATACAGTGATGCCTACAAATTGACCGGAAATCCTTTGTACAAAGAAGTTATCGAAAAAACACTTTCTTTCGTCGAAAGAGAATTAATGAATACCGAAGGCGGTTTTTATTGCGCCCTCGATGCCGATAGTTTAAATGAGGAAAACCATCTGGAGGAAGGCGCTTTTTATGTTTGGAAAATTCCCGAATTAAAGACGATTATCGGCGACGATTTCGAGTTGTTCAGCCAAGTATTCAATATCAACACATTTGGATTGTGGGAAGACGGAAATTATGTCCTGATTCAAAATCAAAGCTTGGATGAAATTGCAAAACAGAATGCCATTGCAGTTTCCATATTGAAAAACAAGAAAAAAAATTGGGAGCAAAAATTATATATCGAAAGAGAGAAACGTTCCAAACCAAGATTGGACGACAAATGCCTGACTTCCTGGAACGCTATAATGCTCAAAGGATTTGTTGATGCCTACAAGGCTTTGGAAGAACCCAAATATTTAGAATTGGCTTTGCAAAATGCCAACTTCATCATCAAAAATCTTTGGTCGGGTGACGGGAATTTATTCCACAATTACAAAAACCAAAAAAGCACCATCAACGGCTATTTAGAAGATTACAGTTGGGTAATTTCCGCCTTTATCAGTCTGTATGAAGTGACTTTCGACGAAAAATGGCTGCGTGATGCCAAAAAATTGACGGATTATAGTCTGGAGCATTTTTATGACCCGAAAACGGGATTTTTCGCCTTTACTTCCAATCTGGATGAAGCCCTGATCACCTCACATTACGAAACCGAAGACAACGTGATTCCGGCCTCCAATTCGGTGATGGGGAAAAACTTGTTCCAGCTGGGACTTTATTTTGAAAATTCGTATTACGAAAAAGTGGCACAACGAATGTTGCAAAATATTTTTCCAACCATTAGCTATCCATCAGCTTATTCCAATTGGCTGGATTTGGCATTGAATTATTCCGAGCAAAACAAGGAATTGGCGATTTGTGGCGAAACGGCATTGGAATACTGCAGCAAGATAAACGGCCTGTATCTTCCAAATGTAATTCTTGCGGGCACGGAAAAAGTTTCGAATCTACCTTTCTTCAAAGATCGATTTGTTGCTGGTCAAACCCTTTTTTACGTTTGCCAAAACAAGACTTGTCAAGCACCAAGCCATGATTTCCAGAAAATAGTTTCTGATTTAATTTAA
- a CDS encoding mechanosensitive ion channel family protein — translation MTLNTENVTNYAETFLKVLIDYSPKLISAFLILFVGIYAIRIISRLIRKIMVKRELDPTLTNFLSDFFLWALRVLLFVTFISKLGIETSSFVAILGAMGLAVGLSLQGSLSNFAGGMLIILFKPFKVGDTIEAMGVSGTVSEIQIFVTKLINGNNQTIFVPNGSLSNGTIINYSLQGFRRADLTLSISYDTDIKKAKDLITEVLNKNPKVLKTPEAEVSVKLLTDSSIQLAVRPWANNADFGAVSSDTLESCKIAFDAAGIVIQPFLKEVSRNS, via the coding sequence ATGACACTCAATACCGAAAACGTTACCAATTACGCCGAAACTTTCCTCAAAGTTTTAATCGATTATTCACCAAAACTAATTTCCGCCTTCCTGATTCTGTTTGTGGGAATTTATGCAATCCGAATCATCAGCAGGCTCATCCGAAAAATAATGGTAAAAAGGGAATTAGACCCCACTTTGACCAACTTTCTTTCCGACTTTTTCCTTTGGGCTTTGAGAGTGTTGTTGTTCGTGACTTTCATTTCAAAATTGGGAATCGAAACCTCTTCATTTGTAGCTATTCTGGGTGCAATGGGACTTGCCGTGGGTTTGTCGCTTCAAGGTTCGCTGTCTAATTTTGCGGGAGGAATGTTAATCATTTTGTTCAAACCGTTCAAAGTGGGTGACACCATCGAGGCAATGGGAGTTTCAGGAACCGTAAGCGAAATCCAAATATTCGTGACCAAATTAATCAATGGCAACAACCAAACTATTTTTGTCCCAAACGGTTCGTTGTCGAACGGAACGATTATCAATTATTCCTTGCAAGGATTTCGAAGAGCCGATTTGACACTTTCAATTTCTTACGACACCGACATAAAAAAAGCCAAAGACCTCATTACCGAAGTTTTGAACAAAAACCCAAAAGTATTGAAAACGCCCGAAGCCGAAGTTTCCGTAAAGCTTTTGACTGACAGCTCGATTCAACTGGCCGTAAGACCTTGGGCAAACAATGCCGATTTTGGAGCTGTTAGTTCGGATACTTTGGAAAGTTGTAAAATAGCTTTTGATGCAGCTGGAATCGTGATTCAACCTTTTTTGAAAGAGGTTTCGAGGAATAGCTAA
- a CDS encoding type II toxin-antitoxin system RelE/ParE family toxin encodes MRAKIKYAIFVKEDILESVNWYNQAQKGLGLRFLKEVKEKINYIAENPEKIQVRYQDVQIAVVKTFPYTVHFRFLKEENTLWILGVFHTSINPDKWTKRL; translated from the coding sequence ATGCGAGCTAAAATTAAGTACGCTATTTTTGTCAAAGAAGATATTTTAGAATCCGTAAATTGGTACAATCAAGCTCAAAAAGGGTTAGGGCTTAGGTTTTTAAAAGAGGTAAAAGAAAAAATAAATTACATCGCTGAAAATCCTGAAAAGATTCAAGTAAGGTATCAAGATGTTCAAATAGCAGTTGTTAAAACATTTCCATACACAGTTCATTTCCGTTTTCTAAAAGAAGAAAACACGTTATGGATTTTAGGAGTATTTCACACCTCGATAAATCCTGACAAATGGACAAAACGATTATAA
- a CDS encoding addiction module protein — MNAIRQFIEVKNNSFQVVLPEGFTASRVEVIILPSEIEDDIPQWQKDIVLERVAAIKQNPELLIDEEQFWKDIEDAS, encoded by the coding sequence ATGAACGCTATCCGACAATTTATAGAAGTAAAAAACAACTCATTTCAAGTTGTGCTTCCCGAGGGTTTTACCGCCAGTCGTGTTGAAGTAATTATTTTGCCTTCGGAGATAGAAGATGATATTCCGCAATGGCAAAAAGATATTGTTTTGGAGCGAGTAGCAGCTATTAAACAAAATCCCGAGTTGTTAATTGATGAAGAGCAATTTTGGAAAGACATAGAAGATGCGAGCTAA
- the tsaB gene encoding tRNA (adenosine(37)-N6)-threonylcarbamoyltransferase complex dimerization subunit type 1 TsaB, translating to MSYILNIETATKNCSVALAKEGKTILCKEIAEEGYSHAERLHVFMEEIIKEAGLTFQDISAIAVSQGPGSYTGLRIGVSAAKGLCYALGVPLIAVDTLQVLASQAKVSNGLIIPMLDARRMEVYSAIFTPNFENKRTVQAEIITENSFEDLKETLYFVGDCAEKCKPVLTKENFIFLEEIKYPSAKEMSLLSFEKYKKNHTVDVAYFEPYYLKDFMITSSKK from the coding sequence TTGTCTTATATTTTAAACATCGAAACCGCTACCAAGAATTGTTCCGTTGCCTTGGCAAAGGAAGGAAAAACAATTTTATGCAAAGAAATTGCTGAAGAAGGTTATTCCCACGCTGAACGTTTGCACGTTTTTATGGAAGAAATCATCAAGGAAGCAGGTCTCACTTTTCAAGATATATCGGCGATTGCCGTGAGTCAAGGGCCGGGTTCTTACACAGGATTGCGCATCGGTGTTTCTGCCGCCAAAGGATTGTGTTACGCCTTGGGTGTTCCCTTGATTGCCGTGGATACATTGCAAGTTTTGGCGTCGCAAGCCAAGGTTTCCAATGGATTGATAATTCCGATGCTCGATGCCCGAAGAATGGAAGTGTACAGTGCCATTTTTACTCCAAATTTCGAAAACAAAAGAACTGTTCAAGCCGAAATCATCACCGAAAACTCTTTTGAAGATTTAAAGGAAACTCTTTACTTTGTGGGTGATTGTGCCGAGAAATGCAAACCGGTTTTAACTAAGGAAAACTTCATTTTCTTGGAAGAAATTAAATACCCATCTGCAAAAGAAATGAGCTTGCTGAGTTTCGAAAAATACAAAAAAAACCACACCGTGGATGTCGCTTATTTTGAACCTTATTATTTGAAGGATTTTATGATTACCAGTTCGAAGAAATAA
- a CDS encoding efflux RND transporter periplasmic adaptor subunit: MSKKTIYILIGVAVAIIGLLIVLSKTGVIGNKDKGKSVEIANVANTTIVETVSATGKIQPEIEVKISSEVSGEIIALNVIEGQVVKKGDLLVKINPDLYTSGYNRTLSNLSGTKANLSQADASFKEAKANYDRNKTLFEKGIISKSDWDKSVASFEVAKANKQSAYFNVQSASATVNEAKDNLGRTTIYAPADGTISVLNVELGERVLGTQQMAGTEILRVANLNNMEVEVDVNENDIVKIKVGNEAKVEVDAYLKKQFKGIVTSISNSASSTLSADQVTNFKVKVRILKESYQDLLEGKPATYSPFRPGMTATVDIITKTRANVLAVPISSVVVKSDTTAVKGFKVEDENEKKVAPKSEKKLECVFVKVGDKAKIRVIKTGIQDDTNIEVLSGLKKGDVVITGPYSTVSKDLNSGDKVTLEKTEDKK, translated from the coding sequence ATGTCTAAAAAAACTATTTATATTTTAATTGGAGTCGCCGTTGCAATCATTGGATTATTAATTGTCCTTTCCAAAACGGGTGTCATTGGAAACAAAGACAAAGGAAAATCGGTGGAAATTGCCAATGTTGCCAATACAACAATCGTGGAAACGGTTTCGGCAACCGGAAAAATCCAACCCGAAATTGAAGTGAAAATTTCCTCTGAAGTTTCAGGAGAAATTATCGCTTTGAACGTGATAGAAGGGCAAGTCGTCAAAAAAGGCGATTTATTGGTAAAGATAAATCCTGATTTATACACTTCGGGATACAATCGTACGCTTTCCAATTTATCGGGAACCAAGGCAAATTTGAGCCAAGCCGATGCTTCTTTCAAGGAAGCCAAGGCTAATTACGACAGAAACAAAACCTTGTTCGAAAAAGGAATTATTTCCAAGTCGGATTGGGACAAATCGGTAGCTTCTTTTGAAGTGGCCAAAGCCAACAAACAATCCGCTTATTTCAATGTCCAAAGCGCTTCGGCGACCGTAAATGAGGCCAAGGACAATCTGGGGAGAACCACCATTTATGCGCCTGCCGATGGAACCATTTCGGTACTTAACGTGGAATTGGGAGAAAGAGTTTTGGGAACCCAACAAATGGCGGGAACCGAAATTCTTCGTGTGGCCAACCTCAATAATATGGAAGTGGAAGTCGACGTGAATGAAAACGACATCGTAAAAATAAAAGTGGGTAACGAAGCCAAAGTCGAAGTGGATGCTTATTTGAAAAAGCAATTCAAAGGAATTGTCACCAGTATTTCCAATTCGGCGAGTTCGACTTTATCGGCCGATCAAGTGACTAATTTCAAGGTAAAAGTTAGAATCTTGAAAGAATCCTACCAAGATTTATTGGAGGGAAAACCAGCAACTTATTCTCCTTTCAGACCGGGAATGACGGCGACTGTTGACATCATTACCAAAACTAGAGCGAATGTTTTGGCCGTGCCAATTAGTTCTGTAGTCGTAAAATCAGACACGACAGCCGTAAAAGGATTTAAAGTGGAAGATGAGAACGAGAAAAAAGTAGCGCCCAAAAGCGAAAAGAAACTGGAATGTGTTTTTGTGAAAGTGGGCGATAAAGCCAAAATTCGCGTCATCAAAACAGGAATTCAAGACGATACCAATATCGAAGTGCTTTCCGGGCTCAAAAAAGGAGACGTAGTCATCACCGGACCTTATTCAACGGTTTCAAAGGATTTGAATTCCGGCGATAAAGTAACGTTGGAAAAAACGGAAGATAAGAAGTAA
- a CDS encoding TolC family protein — translation MKKINCFPLLFILLFGLSIQAQTKKWTLEECVKYAIDNNISIKQTELDTKTADIDKKGAIGNFIPSLNSNASHSWNVGLNQDPTTGLLRNQTTQYSSIGAGLGVDIYKGMQNQNTLRKANLSILAAKYQLTKMQEDVALNVANAFLQVLFNKENLKVQQEQKAINEKQLARSEELVKAGSVPRGDLLDIKATVASDNQRVIAAENALLISKLSLAQLLQLKEFYDFDVTDDTSVKDENNILAQTPIAIYDKAKEERTELKIAKTNLEIAEKNVAIAKGGYQPTLQGFYNFNTRISYADTYTFVNGVAVAHPAASFGDQFTDNKGQAFGAQLSIPIFNGFSARNNVERSKVNLEKSKIAVEQEELALQRNVYTAFTDAKGGLNAYESALSALDARQEAYNYAKEKYAVGMMNSFDFNQSQTLLSVAQSEVLRTKYDYIFKIKILEFYFGIPIIKI, via the coding sequence ATGAAAAAAATTAATTGTTTCCCACTCCTATTTATCCTGCTGTTTGGTTTGTCGATTCAGGCACAAACTAAAAAATGGACTTTAGAAGAATGCGTAAAATATGCCATTGACAACAATATTTCCATCAAGCAGACCGAACTGGACACCAAAACGGCTGACATTGACAAAAAAGGAGCCATCGGAAATTTTATCCCTTCCTTGAATTCCAATGCTTCCCACTCCTGGAACGTGGGTTTAAACCAAGATCCAACCACTGGACTTTTGCGAAATCAAACTACCCAATATTCCTCAATTGGAGCTGGGCTTGGCGTTGATATTTACAAAGGGATGCAGAATCAAAATACCCTTCGAAAAGCGAATCTTTCCATTCTTGCCGCAAAGTATCAATTGACCAAAATGCAGGAAGATGTGGCTTTAAACGTTGCCAATGCCTTCTTGCAAGTGCTTTTTAACAAAGAAAATTTGAAAGTGCAACAGGAGCAAAAAGCCATCAACGAAAAACAATTGGCTCGTTCCGAAGAATTGGTGAAAGCAGGTTCCGTTCCAAGAGGTGATTTGTTGGATATAAAAGCAACCGTTGCTTCAGACAATCAAAGAGTCATCGCAGCCGAAAATGCCTTGTTGATTTCAAAATTATCTTTGGCCCAATTGCTACAATTAAAAGAGTTTTATGATTTTGACGTGACAGATGATACTTCGGTCAAAGACGAGAACAACATTTTGGCTCAAACTCCAATTGCTATTTACGACAAAGCAAAAGAGGAAAGAACCGAATTGAAAATTGCTAAAACCAATCTGGAAATTGCCGAAAAAAACGTGGCCATTGCCAAAGGAGGTTATCAACCAACATTGCAGGGCTTTTACAATTTCAACACCAGAATTTCATATGCGGACACTTATACTTTTGTAAATGGAGTAGCTGTAGCTCATCCCGCAGCGTCTTTTGGAGATCAATTTACCGACAACAAAGGACAGGCTTTTGGTGCACAATTGTCGATTCCAATCTTCAATGGATTTTCTGCGAGGAACAATGTGGAGCGTTCCAAAGTGAATTTGGAAAAATCGAAAATTGCGGTCGAACAAGAAGAATTAGCCTTGCAAAGAAATGTTTATACGGCTTTTACAGATGCCAAAGGCGGTTTGAATGCTTATGAATCTGCCCTGTCTGCTTTGGACGCCAGACAAGAAGCCTACAATTACGCCAAAGAAAAATACGCCGTGGGAATGATGAACTCTTTCGATTTCAACCAGTCGCAAACCTTGCTTTCCGTTGCCCAATCTGAAGTGTTGAGAACCAAATACGACTACATTTTCAAAATAAAAATACTGGAATTCTATTTTGGAATTCCAATCATAAAAATCTAA
- a CDS encoding efflux RND transporter periplasmic adaptor subunit: MKKGVTITILVFIALIFFGALYYLYAKNQEPPVVFVTEKTEIKTIVKNTIATGNIVPDEEVLIKPNISGIIEAVYIKAGETIKAGDLIAKIKVVANVSNLSNTQNQVQTAKINLDNQEKLFQRQKTLFDKGVISANDFDAAQLAYKQAKQNYAASKQGYDIVKTGTTSGLGSYANTLIRSTVNGMVLDVPVKVGNQVIESNNFNEGTTIASVADVGRMIFVGKIDESEVGKIKENLPIEITVGAIENKKFDAVLTYIAPKGKTENGAIQFEIKASLTNRDDTFIRAGLSANASIILEKADKVMAIKESLIQFDGKTQKPYVEVETTSQKFVRKDLVLGVSDGIYVEIKSGIKASDKIKVWNQGLKTEEPKP; this comes from the coding sequence ATGAAAAAAGGAGTAACCATAACAATTTTAGTTTTTATAGCACTGATTTTTTTCGGAGCCTTGTATTATTTGTATGCCAAAAATCAGGAACCGCCAGTTGTTTTTGTAACGGAAAAAACGGAAATTAAAACAATTGTCAAAAATACCATAGCTACCGGTAATATTGTTCCGGACGAAGAAGTATTGATCAAGCCCAATATTTCCGGAATTATCGAAGCTGTGTACATCAAGGCCGGCGAAACCATCAAGGCGGGAGATTTGATTGCCAAAATAAAAGTAGTGGCCAATGTTTCGAATTTGAGCAATACTCAAAATCAGGTGCAAACGGCCAAGATTAACTTGGACAACCAAGAGAAATTGTTCCAAAGACAAAAAACCTTGTTCGACAAAGGCGTGATTTCTGCCAATGATTTTGATGCGGCACAATTGGCCTACAAACAAGCCAAACAAAATTATGCGGCTTCCAAACAAGGCTACGATATCGTGAAAACAGGTACCACTTCCGGTCTTGGAAGTTATGCCAACACTTTAATTCGTTCGACGGTAAATGGAATGGTGCTTGACGTTCCGGTAAAAGTCGGTAACCAGGTTATTGAAAGTAATAATTTCAACGAAGGAACCACCATTGCCAGTGTTGCCGACGTGGGTCGAATGATTTTCGTTGGAAAAATTGACGAATCCGAAGTGGGGAAAATTAAAGAAAACTTGCCAATCGAAATCACGGTTGGAGCCATTGAAAACAAAAAATTTGATGCCGTTTTAACCTATATAGCTCCAAAAGGAAAAACTGAAAACGGCGCCATTCAATTTGAAATAAAAGCTTCGCTAACCAATAGGGACGATACTTTTATCCGTGCAGGATTGAGTGCCAATGCCTCGATTATTTTGGAAAAAGCCGATAAAGTGATGGCCATAAAAGAATCGTTGATACAATTTGACGGAAAGACCCAAAAGCCTTACGTGGAAGTGGAAACCACAAGTCAAAAATTCGTCAGGAAAGATCTTGTTCTTGGCGTAAGCGACGGAATTTATGTGGAAATCAAAAGCGGAATCAAGGCTTCAGACAAAATAAAAGTGTGGAATCAAGGCTTGAAAACAGAAGAGCCAAAACCATAA
- a CDS encoding ABC transporter permease, with protein sequence MFDRDNWNEILEALTANTFRTILTAFGVFWGIFILVILLAAGNGLENGVKKGFSGIATNTMFMWTQTTSKPYKGLPQTRQFDFKNSDVDALKQNFPDLLYVSPRNQLGGYEGANNVIRGTKTAAYTIYGDYPELIKQESMDITKGRFVNQQDILLKRKVAVIGQGVIKELYAVNEEVLGTYVKVNGVNFMVVGVYNSKSRNNGNAESAQKNIFVPFTTFQQAFNYGDTVGWMALTANDDASITKLKPKILDFMKARHSIHPQDERAIGKFDLFEEFSKVQDLFSILKFIAYFVGTLVLISGVIGISNIMLIVVKERTKEIGIRRALGATPGAIRSQILLESIFLTITAGMLGIATATGILALLNKVLDSMPSEDMMFANPSVDLSVVFFALIILVGSGLLAGFIPAQTAIKVKPVDALRTE encoded by the coding sequence ATGTTTGATAGAGACAATTGGAACGAAATCTTAGAGGCGCTTACCGCCAATACCTTCAGGACGATATTGACCGCTTTTGGAGTGTTTTGGGGAATTTTTATATTGGTTATCCTTCTTGCCGCAGGAAACGGGTTGGAAAATGGAGTTAAAAAAGGCTTTTCCGGCATAGCGACCAACACCATGTTTATGTGGACCCAAACCACTTCAAAACCGTATAAAGGACTACCGCAAACCCGACAATTTGACTTCAAAAACAGTGATGTCGATGCTTTGAAGCAAAATTTCCCAGACTTATTGTATGTTTCTCCCCGCAATCAATTGGGCGGTTATGAAGGAGCAAATAATGTTATTCGAGGCACTAAAACCGCTGCATACACCATTTATGGCGATTATCCAGAATTGATAAAACAGGAATCAATGGATATTACAAAAGGGCGATTTGTAAATCAACAAGACATTCTGTTGAAGCGAAAGGTTGCCGTTATTGGTCAAGGTGTAATCAAGGAGTTGTATGCCGTGAATGAAGAGGTACTTGGAACGTATGTCAAAGTCAACGGGGTAAATTTTATGGTGGTTGGGGTTTACAATTCAAAATCCAGAAATAACGGCAATGCAGAGTCGGCCCAGAAAAATATTTTTGTCCCGTTTACCACTTTTCAGCAGGCTTTCAATTATGGCGACACCGTAGGTTGGATGGCTCTTACGGCAAATGACGATGCGTCTATCACGAAGCTAAAACCAAAGATCTTGGATTTTATGAAAGCCAGACATTCCATTCATCCCCAAGATGAAAGAGCGATTGGAAAGTTTGACTTGTTTGAAGAATTCAGCAAAGTGCAAGACTTGTTTTCCATCCTTAAATTCATCGCTTATTTTGTAGGAACATTGGTCTTGATTTCTGGAGTAATAGGAATTTCAAACATTATGTTGATAGTTGTAAAGGAAAGAACCAAGGAAATCGGAATCCGAAGAGCTTTGGGAGCAACTCCCGGAGCCATTCGATCGCAAATATTGTTGGAATCCATCTTTTTGACCATCACTGCAGGAATGTTGGGCATTGCAACGGCAACGGGAATTTTGGCTCTACTCAACAAGGTTTTAGATTCCATGCCCAGTGAAGACATGATGTTTGCCAATCCAAGCGTTGATTTGTCGGTGGTGTTTTTTGCCTTAATCATATTAGTTGGCTCGGGATTATTGGCAGGATTTATTCCTGCCCAAACGGCCATAAAAGTGAAACCAGTTGACGCATTACGAACAGAATAA